Proteins encoded together in one Penicillium digitatum chromosome 1, complete sequence window:
- a CDS encoding Nuclear segregation protein, putative, with amino-acid sequence MAATDAQRVKPTKPDEAAYKTSLAEAEKEHTAAQEKLNQIKAKLDSAKPNNQDSPTVKRQQELRAELSSIRQKQSGFKSSRSSIQEKINALDANLKARITEQNNSRGRLSFKSVEEIDKEIARLEKQVDSGTLRLVDERKALTEVSNLRKQRKSFASLDEAQKGINDIKTQISELRKTLDNPEAKALSDKYAEIQKELDSIKAEQDGVFKNLNALRDERTKLRNEQQEKYTAIRTIKDAYFKARRAYKEYEDEAWRVRRERQKAEQEAFAREKRKKIADKKLEEASQLAYADEILTAQGLIRHFDPTYDFTSLGLDEKKDEGGNFRAGVGRTVEAAEIKGMKVVRKNDEEDYFVGSGGKKGKKGGKKGGAAASVESTKFNMNVGIIEDFAKVKIDPPMNQSDVPASVEKLAAKITEWKKNQASKTEENIKKAQEEITRLEEEETEAANVPHTNGRATDAAKKPAHKNVVPSAEAELAQELDAVADVEDELKKASIEDKA; translated from the exons ATGGCTGCTACTGATGCGCAGCGGGTTAAGCCCACTAAGCCGGACGAGGCCGCCTACAAGACCAGTCTCGCtgaggccgagaaggagcACACTGCTGCTCAAGAGAAATTG AACCAAATCAAGGCAAAATTGGACAGCGCCAAGCCCAACAACCAGGATTCGCCCACCGTTAAGAGGCAGCAGGAGCTGCGCGCCGAACTCTCCTCCATTCGCCAGAAGCAGTCCGGCTTTAAGTCCAGCCGGTCTTCCATccaggagaagatcaacGCCTTGGACGCCAACCTCAAGGCCCGTATTACCGAGCAGAACAACTCTCGTGGACGTCTATCATTCAAGAGTGTTGAGGAGATCGATAAGGAAATTGCCCGTCTGGAAAAGCAGGTCGACTCCGGCACCCTTCGTCTGGTGGATGAACGCAAGGCTCTCACCGAGGTCTCCAACTTGCGCAAGCAGCGCAAGAGCTTCGCCAGCCTGGACGAGGCGCAGAAGGGCATTAATGACATCAAGACACAGATCTCCGAACTGCGCAAGACCCTCGACAACCCCGAGGCCAAGGCACTGAGCGACAAGTACGCCGAGATCCAGAAGGAGCTCGATTCCATCAAGGCCGAGCAGGACGGTGTTTTCAAGAACCTGAACGCTTTGCGTGATGAGCGCACCAAGCTGCGCAACGAGCAGCAGGAAAAATACACTGCTATCCGCACTATCAAGGATGCCTACTTCAAGGCCCGTCGTGCCTACAAGGAGTACGAGGATGAGGCCTGGCGTGTGCGCCGAGAGCGCCAGAAGGCCGAGCAAGAGGCCTTTGCTCGCgagaagcgcaagaagatCGCTGATAAGAAGCTAGAGGAAGCCTCGCAGCTTGCCTACGCCGATGAGATCCTGACCGCACAGGGTCTGATCCGTCACTTTGATCCCACCTACGACTTCACCTCCCTTGGTCTGGACGAGAAGAAGGATGAGGGCGGCAATTTCCGTGCCGGAGTTGGCCGCACTGTGGAAGCTGCTGAGATCAAGGGAATGAAGGTTGTGCGGAAGAACGACGAGGAGGACTACTTTGTCGGTTCCGGtggcaagaagggcaagaagggcgGCAAGAAGGGCGGTGCCGCCGCCAGTGTTGAGAGCACCAAGTTCAACATGAATGTTGGTATTATTGAGGACTTCGCCAAGGTTAAGATCGACCCTCCTATGAACCAGTCGGATGTTCCCGCCTCTGTGGAGAAGCTAGCAGCCAAGATCACcgaatggaagaagaaccaGGCCAGCAAGACGGAAGAG AACATCAAGAAGGCCCAGGAAGAGATTACCCGCcttgaagaggaggagaCCGAGGCCGCCAACGTCCCCCACACCAACGGCCGGGCCACTGATGCTGCCAAGAAGCCCGCTCATAAGAACGTCGTTCCCTCGGCGGAAGCTGAGCTGGCTCAAGAGCTGGATGCCGTGGCCGACGTTGAGGACGAGCTCAAGAAGGCCTCAATTGAGGATAAGGCATAG
- a CDS encoding glucose and ribitol dehydrogenase-like protein 2-like gives MSSHPLDALDLIPTKPNLNRRDLNPNLLYTETSLHKRYTTISIPSTYGRLHTSPAAGTVVGIVLGSVAGFVLLMYILYLAVNPGGVARGGAAVPTSSSISMSMDEEEIVEVRRRRGSSAGRRRRDVIEVAEERETFRDSYRRRPSTRRDRVVVEESLATSTTGDEDVIEVQEEESSVPSDVSPRPPRRSRRSGVRRFDPMAYGGDSDYSPHR, from the coding sequence ATGTCATCCCACCCTCTCGACGCCCTCGACCTAATTCCTACCAAACCCAACCTCAACAGAAGAGACTTAAACCCAAACCTCCTATACACCGAAACCTCCCTCCACAAACGCTACACAACAATCTCCATCCCTTCAACTTACGGCCGACTCCACACAAGCCCCGCCGCAGGGACGGTAGTTGGGATCGTACTAGGCAGCGTAGCAGGCTTCGTACTGCTAATGTACATACTCTACCTGGCCGTGAACCCAGGCGGTGTCGCGCGTGGTGGCGCAGCAGTGCCAACCTCATCGTCGATCTCGATGTCGATggacgaagaagagatcGTGGAGGTGCGCAGACGACGCGGTTCATCTGCTGGACGGAGACGACGCGACGTCATCGAAGTTGCCGAGGAAAGGGAGACTTTCCGTGATAGTTATCGGCGTCGTCCGTCGACGAGACGTGATCGCGTCGTTGTTGAGGAGTCTCTGGCTACTTCGACAACTGGAGATGAGGACGTTATTGAGGTTCAGGAGGAGGAGTCTAGTGTGCCTTCTGATGTTTCGCCGCGTCCGCCGCGGAGGTCTAGACGGAGTGGGGTTAGGCGTTTTGATCCCATGGCTTATGGTGGGGATAGTGATTATAGTCCTCATCGGtga
- a CDS encoding DNA-directed RNA polymerase, RPB5 subunit — translation MDGDSAYSMEAEREMTRLWRTFRTVYELLADRGYEVSDNELVLPLEDFRAKYADPLGYPDRTKMKIQARPTETMKLKYTALPSKANPNPQPDCGTIYVDFCPDSSGVGTKQVRAFNHLVDENNFHTGIFITQTPISPSAVRLLSGVPGRICEHFQEQDLLVNITRHELVPKHVLLSPEEKGKLLERYRLKESQLPRIQISDPVARYLGLRRGQVVKIIRKSETAGRYASYRWVI, via the exons ATGGATGGGGATTCGGCATACTCCATGGAGGCCGAGCGCGAGATGACTCGGCTCTGGCGCACCTTCAGAACAGTCTATGAACTGCTCGCTGACCGG GGCTACGAAGTGTCTGATAATGAGCTGGTACTCCCGCTAGAAGACTTCCGCGCAAAATATGCTGACCCTCTGGGCTATCCTGA TCGTACCAAGATGAAAATCCAAGCCCGCCCCACCGAAACCATGAAGCTGAAGTACACCGCACTGCCCAGCAAAGCAAACCCAAACCCTCAGCCAGACTGCGGCACAATCTACGTCGACTTCTGCCCCGACTCCTCAGGTGTCGGAACCAAGCAAGTGCGCGCCTTCAATCACCTTGTCGATGAGAACAACTTCCACACTGGTATCTTTATCACTCAGACGCCGATCTCGCCTTCTGCCGTGCGCCTGCTTTCTGGCGTTCCCGGCCGCATTTGCGAGCACTTCCAAGAACAGGATCTGCTTGTCAACATCACCCGCCACGAGCTGGTCCCTAAGCACGTCCTGCTTAGCCCCGAGGAGAAGGGCAAGCTTCTCGAGCGCTACCGTCTGAAGGAGTCTCAGCTTCCCCGCATACAGATCTCCGATCCTGTCGCTCGCTACCTTGGCTTGCGCCGTGGTCAGGTCGTCAAGATTATCCGCAAGTCCGAGACTGCGGGTCGTTATGCCAGttaccgctgggtcatttAA